A single window of Nicotiana sylvestris chromosome 3, ASM39365v2, whole genome shotgun sequence DNA harbors:
- the LOC138887031 gene encoding uncharacterized protein: MVRTRTTRDDQAPAPPLAAARGRGRGRGRGRARGVARAPARAVAEAPPVDPARTQAPDTPTTTTTPVVQEALAQFMSMYTMLSQAGLLPLPAATSQAGGRAQTRAARTPEQRVHMGQIPDIIHVQPAVPVQPEDGAPTSEDEQRRLERFKKYDPPVFSGLAIDDALGFLEDCHYIFRTMGITASSGVSFAAFQLRGAAYDWWRTFELDSLDEAASLTWTQFSDMFQREFVPQSLRNAWRAEFEHFRQGPMTVSEYAIRYTRLARHALALVATVRERVRQFIKGLIPSIRSGMARELEMDIPYQQVVSIARRIEGMHSREREEREAKRSRESGHYTGTRTSSVGRHSRGYTGRPVHSALPSSSSTPAPPRSHEPYYAPPVSSAPPARGTSRVRDCPRLGRSAPPQHSQQQRTQWDSQAIVPAPATTPPAQPTRDGDRGDRGRPRGRGRARFYAIPDRAEAVASDSVITCIILVSHREASVLFNPGSTYSYVSSYFAPHLGTARETLSSPVYVSTPVRDSLVLDRVYRSCLVTIRGFDTRADLLLLDMVDFDIILGMDWLLPQYAILDCHAKTVMLAMPGIPRIEWSGTFVHTPSRVISFRKAQRMVEKGCAAYLDYVRDVSADTPSVDSVPVVRDFSDVFPVDLPGMPPDRDIDFGIDLLPGT, encoded by the exons atggtgaggacacgcacgacccgggacgatcaggcacccgcacctcCTCTTGCAGCCGCTAGAGGCAGGGGCCGGGGCAGGGGTCGTGGACGCGCGCGGggtgtagccagagcacctgcgcgagcggTCGCTGAGGCGCCACCAGTGGATCCTGCCAGGACTCAGGCACCAGACACGCCCACAACCACCACTACTCCAGTTGTTCAGGAGGCATTGGCACAGTTTATGAGCATGTATACTATGTTGTcacaggcagggttgcttccccttccTGCAGCCACGTCCCAGGCCGGGGGAAGAGCCCAGACTCGCGCAGCCCGCACTCCAGAGCAGAGGGTGCATATGGGACAGATTCCAGATATTATCCATGTCCAGCCTGCAGTACCGGTTCAGCCCGAGGATGGGGCACCTACttctgaggatgagcagcgtagactagagaggttcaagaagtatgacccTCCTGTTTTCAGCGGACTAGCTATAGATGATGCTTTGGGGTTTTTGGAGGATTGTCACTACATCTTTCGCACCATGGGTATTACTGcctcgagcggggtttctttcgcAGCTTTCCAGCTTCGGGGAGCCGCCTATGATTGGTGGCGCACCTTTGAGTTAGACAGTCTGGACGAGGCTGCctccctgacttggactcagttttcagatatgtttcaGAGGGAGTTTGTTCCCCAGAGCCTCCGAAATGCATGGCGCGCGGAGTTCGAGCATTTTCGCCAGGGCCCTATGACTGTCTCTGAGTATGCCATCCGTTATACTAGGTTGGCCAGGCATGCGCTGGCTTTGGTGGCTactgttcgtgagagggttcgccagtttatCAAGGGTCTTATTCCTTCCATCAGGTCTGGCATGGCGcgagagttggagatggatatacCCTATCAGCAGGTAGTGAGCATAGCCaggaggatagagggtatgcatTCCAGAGagcgagaggagagagaggccaagaggtctcgagagtcgggtcaTTATACTGGTACCCGTACATCATCAGTCGGACGTCATAGTAGGGGCTATACGGGTCGTCCAGTTCACTCAGCACTTCCTTCATCCAGCAGtactccagctcctcctagatctcatgagccttattatgcacctccggtttccaGTGCGCCTCCCGCGCGGGGTACTTCcagag tgagggattgccctaggcTTGGGAGGAGTGCGCCTCCACAACATTCTCAGCAGCAGCGTACCCAATGGGATTCTCAGGCCATCGTTCCAGCTCCAGCTACCACCCCACCTGCCCAGCCAACCAGGGACGGAGATCGAGGAGATAGAGGTCGCCCTCGAGGGAGGGGTCGGGCCAGATTTTATGCCATTCCTGACCGTGCCGAGGCTGTCGCCTCCGATTCTGTTATCACATGTATTATATTGGTTAGTCACAGAGAGGCATCAgttctattcaatccaggctctacttattcttacgtgtcatcttattttgctccgcatttgggtacAGCCCGAGAGACCTTGAGCTCTCcagtttatgtttctactcccgtGCGAGATTCCCTTGTtttggaccgcgtatatcggtcatgtttggttactATTCGTGGTTTTGATACCAGGGCAGATCTTTTATTACttgatatggttgatttcgatattatcttgggcatggactggttgttgccccagtatgctattcttgattgtcacgctaagaccgtgatgctggctatgccaggtattccACGTATTGAGTGGAGTGGTACTTTTgttcacactcccagtagagttatatCCTTTcgtaaggctcagcgtatggttgagaaggggtgcgcCGCGTATTTagattatgtgagagatgtcagtgctGATACCCCTTCTGTTGACTctgtcccagtagtacgggatttctccgatgtgtttccagttgatcttccgggcatgccgcccgatcgggacattgattttggtattgatttgttgccgggcacttag